The Haliotis asinina isolate JCU_RB_2024 chromosome 2, JCU_Hal_asi_v2, whole genome shotgun sequence genomic interval GTCAAATGAACTAAAGTCCTGACTGCTTAACACATACCCCAAGGTGTTAGTAGAGGCATCACCTTACGACAGATTGTGGGGTGTTGGACTCTCTCTCTGATTCCCGCATTAGGAATGAATCAAACCGGCGTGGACACAATCTGTTAGGACAGATCTTGATGGAAGTGAGGCTACGTATTTGCAGTGAATAACAACGTATTACCTTGACACccttagagagagagagagagagagagagagaactgtCCTCAACCCTGATCAATGTTTTACACATCATTCTACATGCTAAATGAATGTAACTGTTAAgaacatatatgtgtgtattgtcACAACAAATTAAAATTCACAAACCGTCGCTTTTTAGTTCATAGTCACAAGTGTCCTGTTAAGAAAAGCGTGTCTTCTAAGATTCCCTCCTGTACATCTCACAGGAAAGTGCTAGGATAAAACTCCATGTTAAGGTCGGACGACTGACAGTTTCACTCTTGCCAGCAAACGGATAAGACGTCCCCTTTCAGCATGAAGAGAGCTCTAGAGTATATACCTAGAGATATTTTCGACGACTATAGCAAGAGCAAGGCAAACGTAAAGGCAAAACACCACgccaaagaagaagaagaagaagaagaagaagaagaagaagaagaagaagaagaaaaacaacaacaacaacgttgACAACCAAACAGGGACAAAAGACTAAACTGAGAGCACAACCTgtgaaaatataacatgtgtcGGAGGTGAAGGCTGTGGTGGAACGGGCACTTGCTGCCTTGACGCGTGAACAGAGGCAAGGGTATAAAAGAAAGCTTCATACTCCCTAATCGCACACAGTGTTAGAACACCATGGGGATTGCCACCTGTCCGGACTGTGAGAAAATATTTTCTAGGAGAGATGTCATGTTACGACACAGGAGACATAAAAATAACGTACCGCCGCAAGACCACCCGCTGTTACAAGCCCACCCACCGCCGCCACAAGCCCTCCCGCCGCTGCCACAAGCCCACCTGCCACTACAAGCCCACCCGCCGCCTTCACAAGCCCACACAGCACAGCCTCATTTACCAAGTATATCTGATCTTCGAGATCAATTCAAATTCCTGATCCCCCCGAATGCACTCGTTGTGGGACCCAGTGGTTATGGAAAATCTGTGTTTACCTCTCACGTGCTCCAAGATTACCTGATCCAACCCCAACCTACCCGTATTGTTTGGTGTTATACACAGTGGCAGCCCTTATATCAGGACATCCCTGAGCATCTGCCTCTGGTGACCTTTGTAAAAGGAATTCCCTATGATATCTTGGATGAGGATTACTTTGATGCTCGTCAAATGAAAGTGTTGGTCCTGGATGATTtcctggccgaagcaaagcacGACAAGCGTATATCGCGGCTGTTTACTCAAACCTCCCATCACAAGAATGTATAGTCTTTCTCTTGGTACAAAACCTGTTACCGAGAGGTAAAGAAGCGAGAGACATTGCTTTGAACGCTCATTATGTTAGCCTGTTTGATTCGCCCTTAGATAAACAGCAAATCAAACTGTTCGCTCGTAGAATTTTCCCCGAACATATGGACCACTTTAAGGCTGTGTAGGGAAAGGCCGCTGAAACACCTTATGGACAACTCACCATCGATCtcaataatattatatggtctctgatctcAAGCCTACCACTAAAGATAAGGATAGACTGCATGTTAATCCCTCGATATTCCGTCGACTTCCGAGACAACAGCAACAGAACAGAGGTCGTATcatcattcacccactcaagtATACACGGATTCAGACACGAGTAGTGAGACATCGTTGACTATGGCCACGGGATGCGCAGACTGCGGGGTACTGAGAGATAACCTGCACGACCTACAGCGACATGTCAAACATTGGTGTCCGGCCAATAAGCTTCAACCTAAGAGGAAGAGggtgatgacaatgacagtgACCATGACAATCTAGCCTCTTCCCAGAAAGGCAGTGGAAAATGAACTGGTCGGTAGTCTCAATTACGTGGCGGAATGCACCACCTTCTTTAAACAGGCACCTCTACTTCAAGCCATTCTGGACAGTCTGGGAGATATGAATCCTCCGGCGGAGCAATCCACCCTCGAACATAAAATCAAGCTCTTTCTGAAGCCAAAAATGAAAGACATTCTCACACGCATAGACATGCCCGAAGTAGAAAGTGACACTGTTCAAATCTGTTACGGCTACAGAGGATGGTGATGAGGAGGAGGGGGAGCATAACGATCAGGAATAAATATCCATGTCCAAGAGATCCCTGTATCAGTGTGAGCATCTAGAGGTTGGGAGAAGATGTGTTCTCAACCCGCGTCCAGCTTGGTCCATATCTTGAAAACCGTTCATAAACCAGACACTCGAATGGCAACAAGAAACGCCGCATTTCCCTCTAAGTGAGAGGAGTTGTGAAACTGGGACCCCCTGAACGGAAATCGCTCAGGACATAGCATTGACTATAGAAAACCATTCAACCATAAAACAGCCTATAGGAAAGGTGAATTGCACATTCAACAGTTCGAAAATGTGCTTCAAAACACGGACTTGTTTAAATAATAGAAGCAGCAACCTGTGTATACGAGTGACTAAACTGTTGTGCTCTAGAATGAAGTGAATTCTATTGTCCATTCGTATGTAACGGGTTTGTATGGAATCGACTGACTCAAATCAATAAATGATATAAAtgaatggtttggtttggtttggtttttgcTCACTAGTCTGTAGTCTTCGTCACAACAGTGAAAGTGTGGGTTAGAATCCACCTTCACTAACCTATGTCTATCGCCGACTGAtggggatcggatggtcagtcttgctgactcGGATGACACCTGTCGGTTCTGGAATGCTTTTGTTCTCTAAGGGATGCTTTTGTCTGTGCTATCTGGATTACTTATTTACTactcaggtggtcagactcgccgacttggttgacacacgtcatcgtattatATAttccgccatatagatggaatattgctgaatgcggtgtaaacctaaactcactcactcacggttAATCTGCGACAGGGTTTGTCTGTGGATTAGCAGCTGAAAGCCACCAAATCATCTTAAAATTATCTTCCAGAAGCTAGTGATAAGAAAAAAATACCTGAAAAATGAACTATTTTTTGACATTTTAGTGGCTGCGGGTGTATAGTATTTTGCTGAAGTTGCAACTGTGTTTGAAATCTACCCGACTGCATATTTGAACAACTAGTGGGGAACTATACGCATGGGCATTAATCAAGCACCACTCACAAGTTTAGATGTGGTATGTGCTCACGAAATGCTCACGTGTATTGTTAACTTGATGATTGTCATTGGTATCTTTATGAACTTGTTTAGTTCCAGTATCCAATTGATTATTGATCTCATTGTGTGTATAGAGACAAAGCAgtgtttctgaaatgaaaacgATTTAGAGATCTATCTTTATACCTACCGACTCCTTCATTCATCAACTATGACATAAACTTCAAATGAGGACTGTCAACAAACGTTCTGGGATATTTCCATGTCTCATGGAAGGATCGTTTAAATTTGTCATTACAATTTGAACACGACTGGGTTTTTCCGATGAAGATTGGCAACCGTGGTGACTTGCAGCATTGCACGCGAATACGGAAAAGTCGGAAGGGGGCGGGGTGGCCGAAAGTTGTtacacagctgaagttgcgtTAAACGTCATCTTCTAGAGTGTACACGTATCAGTTATGTCATAGAAAAATGACGTCATAATCATGCAAATGGCGACAAGGAGACACTATTTCTGATTTCTTCCGAAGAAAGTCACTTTATCTGAGTGAAAAAGCACAAAAGGATATGTAAGTGCAATGGGGACGCATCGTAAGATAGTAATGCTCAATATGTTAATCGGTGTAAGCTTGTCTGGTGGGAGAACCTAATctaacccaacccaacccaacccaacccaaccctgATCACCTACAGGTCACGAATATTCCTGGGATCTTTTTTGAAATCAGGTGTTAAATCCCTCCACTCCATTCAAATATAGCCAGGATCCCAAACTTGTTTTGATCGTAATTGATATGTAGGGTATACACCAACTGGTTTATACTGCTCGGTCTTTCATTGGTTTCTTCCTATCACTGACCAAGTATGGTTTAACATCATGGTGTTACACTGCTGATCTGCCACCATAATCAGAACAACATCATGCATCCGCTCTTCTGTTCTGCATGTTAGACTAGTATGTTGGTCTTTAATGTACATTAATATTGTACTGGGCTAGATGCACCATACTCTAGGACTGGGACGGGTTTACCCACATTGGGTAAATAATTTATTACCAGTGTCCTGAATAAAGTACTGGGCTCTCTTGTCTGAAAGGTCTGATACATAATTTCATAGAGCTAGGATAATGAGCTCGACTTGCAGCTTCTATTGGTCTTCAGTCATACAGAAGACCAGGAACAAATGGTTCACATATATGTATAAGGCTTTGCCTTACACTGTTGAGGAAAAGTGCCAGTTGGTTTGCTTTTCTTAGTTATGACTCAAATGTGACGAATCCCAGTATTTTGAGATTTAAAGATTCTCATGCCATAGACCAGATGCTGCCTTTTATTTCGTGCACCATAAGATCTAGAAAGCCTTCTTTGCACTATGACATCAAACATGTACCAGAAAGTTCCTATGTTTACTGTACCATAGGATCCGGTAAGGACAGTGGACCATAGAGTCTAGACCATTCTTTATACCATGACATCAAACATATCGAAAGGACCCATATGTTTAGTGTACCACAGGATCCAGTAAGGACAGTGGAGCATAGGGTCCAGTCCATTTTTTGTACCATGTCATCAAATGTATCATAGGATCCAGAAGGTAGTGGAGCATAGAGTCCTGCCTGTACTCTTTACCAGAAGATCCAGCAAGTACTTTGGCTCCAGCTCATACAACATATCATATCATTATGCATGTACCATACTATCCCTCATGTCCCATGTACCATAAGATCCAGACTTTCCTGTTATAAGTTACAGATCAAGGCCTTCACTTCCTACATAGACCACCTTTGTGCCtatgtcatcatcagtgatAATTTGCTTTTCTTCCAGCTAAAATGGGTAGGAAAACAAAGCTACCCCCACTCCGGCCACCAAGCTGCACAAGCCCCATCTATGACCCTGAAGCCAGGGATCATGGTCGTGTGCGTCTCCCACAGATTGTCAACACCCCATTGGTGTCAACTGTCCAGGGACAGAACAATCTTGGACGACGTGTCAGACCAGCTACAGGTTGGAGATATTATCACAGATCTGTGTCCAGCTCTCTACTTTACAGCAATATACTCAACAGATGTTAGGCCAACAATATTCACTCTTACAAGCTGTTTGTTGGACAGAATTTTTTTGTAACAAATCTCAGGGATCAGACTACAAAGaaatgtttctcactgaaaTTATGATACGTTTACTGTCTATTTTAATGCTGCAATATTATTTTATATAAGAAGTTATGTTTTTCAGCTCACTATGCTGTTTACAGATAGTTAAGCAGGACAGAGAGTCAGTGcaatttatttcaaatcatgTCAAATAATCTTTAGAGTAAAAAAAGACAACATCTGTTATGAAATTCTCATCTTTCCTAAACAGGATTTCTGACATATTATTCAAAAAATGATCTCTCATAGTGTACTTTGTGTGTTTGCCCTACAGGATATGTGGCAGCATGCAATTTTTCTTACAGTATAGGTTGTTCAATGATCACAaggggacatgggttgatgtatcctcaatgtttgtttatgttctctgAGCCCGAAGGGTGAGGGgcatataaacaaacatcgagagtacatcaacccatggaccctgagggaccagtgaacaatgtatttatcttaccgaccacctcaatgttaattttgaacagtttgaagcatgggtgtcggattgtacacttcagccaacttgtgtgaatcaaacaatttGAATCTAGCATCTTGCTGATTTTCCTGCAGATATTGCCTAATAGTAAAGTCGCTgcagtgtaattccccttcttaatattcagtGGGACTAcgtttgaacgttttgtcaaaattatttATGAGACTGCAAGGCTTATCCTCAGGTAGCCATCTCTAGATTTCAAACGAGATACAAAAAAGACAGATTCAGAGTTAACGACCTTCCATCAATAATAATTTCCAGgcatcatgcatgattcaatgttattcgagataaagaagtgcTACCATGaggtaccgaatgagttgccattggcagcggggaACATTGAAATGTATCTCGCCTGTGATATggatacactgaaaataacaggAGAGGCTCagccaaacaaaacaacatttagGCGTGAGTTAAGATAATGGCTCTGGTGTATGCTGAAAATAAGAAATACCCCTGTCTCCTCTGTATGTGAAGAAATAAAGAATACTGGAGGGAATTATCGCTAGACTGAGTAATGATGTTGGTTTCAGGTTCACACCACAACATTGCAGTCCACTCTGTACACTTCCTGCCACACCCACCTAACAGCCGTGAACCAGCTACCTACAATGACAATACTCAGATGCCACAGCCTAATTTCAAAGACTATCAGCTCAGACGGCCAGTCAACTCCCAGTTGGATCTGACGCTGCCAAGCATCAATGGAGGACTTTCACGGAGACATGTTCGTTTGCTCCAGCGGCAGCAGATGTCTCGCATGACGTATGGTGAGTTGTTCATGGCAGTGAAACAAACCAGAATCTTATGGTCACCCCTGTGACCAGTTGTGATTGACCTGGATCACTGTGATCATCATGTAGATTGTAAGCCATTAAACATAGTTTGGTCTGCCATCACATGTTATTCTGCATTGACATTCCCAGTGAGTCTAATTATTGCTGCTGTGTAGGTGTAAACGAGAGACTCAGCCCCCAAGGAGGACCTGGAAGCAACCAATACTCTCCTGAAGCAGTGCCTCTTGCGATCCATGGACAGAGGATCTACACCCCATTTACTCGCTCTCCTGGGGAAGGCATGGAGGACCCAGTCTCAGATGTCAGCTCTGAGGAGATTTTCCCCCTGGGTAGGTTTAGTGAAAGCTTTCAGAAATGTGGCTTACTAATTTAATGTGGGACTGTCCTTGGCTAGAACAGTTTAGAACTAAATAGGACTGGTTCTAAGTGACATTAACAGACTGGCAGTCAGATCACATGCCTTACAAGTCAGATGTTGAATTCTAAAGAATACACTGTCAGAGTCTGTAGAGCGATGACACAATACCCAGTATTATGAGCACAAGCTGCAGAAACTTGTTAAACTTGGAgaatgatttgaaacaaaatatttttcaacaatgCATAGAACCAAAGAAACTATACCATAAGAAAATAATGACACATTCCAGTTTTAGGTATGAAAACATTAAAGACTGATACCAAATCCTAATATGCCTCTTCTGCAACAGGTGGATCAGACAGCACAACCACCGTGCAGCACCTCAACCTGTCCGAGGTACCATCTCTCAACCTGCCACAGATCCCAAGGCGATCTCCACGCCTCCTCACACCCCGGCTGATGGCCCAGGACTACGCAGCTGATGACATGAGGTCACCCAGCCCCAGCACATTGCCCCGTCTTCCTCATGTCAGGAAACACAAGAGGAAGGCTGCCACTGATGATTCCTAGACAAGTCTTGAAGACACACACAAGtttcacaagtatttcaaaatcaatatttttacTGTTAAGGCGAAACTTTATTTAGATTTTATATAACATTTGGCAACAAAGAACCTATTTTGTGCGTAAAGAGTGTCAAAatttaaatgatattaaatgCCAGCTGACAAAATTGGGGTTAAGTGGTCCCAGGGTAGCTATTTTCCTAGAAAACATTACGATCAACGTTTAGAACAGTGTAAACGATAGGATTTCTGTTGATACTATGTTTGTGTAGCAGTGATTTCAACAACTTGTGTTCAGTTTTATTTGACAGTTATGATGAGATATTTTAGCCTTTATTTTGAGGCATGTGATATGTGATTACTTTGCATTTTTACGACATTTTGCCATATTTTTTAAGGCTGTAACCTACTGAGAACCCTGTGATactgttttatgatatttgtaACCATATTATTAAGACGTATTGGCATAGTATACAATGTACATTACACTGATTGCACTTATGATCCCTCAGTATACCAGACACTGAATCATATGTAGAGCTGCCTTGACAATATAGGTGTATACATGGTATCTTGTAATACCTAGGTTGTTAGTTATCATACTGCTCTGACTCAGAACACTTCAGatctttctgtccatggatgaGTATTATGTAATTTAGAAGGTCTTTCCAAAACGATGATGTAGAATTGTTATCACACCTTTTTCAGTGGGACACAAGTGATGTGATATTAATAACAAGCAATGATTCAGCAACTAGCTGTTGTTTTCAAAATCTAGTTAATCTAGTCATAGTCTTTGTAAAGTTGATTATGTGAGATATTAATCAATGAATAATTGCATTTGAGCACTAAATGATAGCACTGAATGTGAAGTTAGCAATCTCACTATAAGCAAACTTTGAAGTGCTAGATCAAGCTATCAGTTATTCCACAAGGAGGTGGGAGATGAAGTAATTTTCTTATTATGTGAACATGTGTGAAGCTTGGTATTAATATACTGGTATTCATTTTTACTGACAAAAGTATCTAAGGTGAGGTACTGTCAGCCCATGATTGTTTAGACAGGCATAAAATGTCACAACTTTTACATACAATTGATCCCAGCACATATCCATCATTTCATGGTTAGCCATAGTCTGTGTCATAGAGCTCAATGTCATCTGTCAGGCTTGATGCATTGATCAGTGCACCATGACCGTCATCATTTCCGTCATCATTTCCAGTGTAGCTGTAACTCCCTAGGTTACAGAACATCATTCACTATCAGCTGTACACAGGTTAAAGATGGATTCAACTTCTGATGTGTTTATAAGACACTTTGTCTACCACAGTGGCTAAACCAATTTGCCAGGTGACACCTTGTCTACCATAGAGGCTAACCAAAATTGCCAGGTGACATCTTGCCTATCATAGAGGCTAAACCAGTTTGTTGTGCGACTAACATAAAGGCTAACCCAATTTGCCCAGTGACACCTTCTCTACCATAGAGGCTAACACAATCTGTCCAGTGACACCTTGTCTACCATAGAGGCTAACCTAATCTGCCCAAAGACACTTTGTTTACCACAAAGGCTAACCCAATCTGGCCAGTCACACCTAGTCCACCATAGACGCTAATGTTTTAACATTGATGTTTTCGGCAGTCTTCATCTGTGAGGCACTGACTTTTATGAGATATAAATATCTCAGTTCTTCCAAAACCTGTGTCATCCATTCCTTCATCAGTCTCTCTAGCCCCCCTATTTGAATCCCTACTTCTGCATTACCATCATGACATCAGTATTGTGGCTTATAATCAACAGCCTGGAAAGTGTGTTTGATTTGAATCATTGTAACTCTTTTTGTAACTCAAATTCCACCCACAATTATTAGGCTATAGTTGATCAGGTGGTAATGTAGATGTGGTAGGTAAGTCTCTCAGTGCCAGGCTACACTGAGTGGATAGAGGAAATTTAGCCTATTTTGGATTTAAATTTAAGTAAATAACTTCTAAATTTGAAAGTGGATCAGGTGGCATTGACAGCAGTGCTGTACCTTTACTCACAAAGTGATGCAGCATTAAGTTTGGATAGTACTTGGATGGTTAACCCAAGGAAGACCAACTGCTGTTGCCTGGCTGCTCTAGTGTGAATTCATACCCCTTGAGCAAGGAGTGACACACACTGGCAACTGTGGTTTGCCTGCACCAGCCTGATCCTGGGTGTTGAACCCACTTATTGCAGGTCATTGTAtgatggttgaaatattgccccAGACGATGTATTGGATGCAGGACTGATGAAGAATGGATGGAGGCAGGCAGCCTGGCGGCCTTCAAGAAAGACACTTCCGATGCAGTCATGTCAGACATTGGAGTGTGGGGAAGTTGGTCTGTCAGCTGTCTGGCCGTTCAAAATTGTAAACATTCCTGTTCTATAAGAAATTTTATTAacaacattatatattttcaatttcaaattgaGAACAGACATTACAAATCTTCATGTTTTCATAATATAAATTTTGTATATCAAAAGTAGAAAACTCATGGTGTCATGGTTGAATATTCCTTCGAGGTGTTACATGGCAGTGCCTCATGGGTGAAGCTCCTGGAATACTCTTTTAAAATGGCCAACCACCCAACCATGCTGTTGGCCTATTTCTGTGCA includes:
- the LOC137271818 gene encoding uncharacterized protein, with protein sequence MGRKTKLPPLRPPSCTSPIYDPEARDHGRVRLPQIVNTPLVSTVQGQNNLGRRVRPATGSHHNIAVHSVHFLPHPPNSREPATYNDNTQMPQPNFKDYQLRRPVNSQLDLTLPSINGGLSRRHVRLLQRQQMSRMTYGVNERLSPQGGPGSNQYSPEAVPLAIHGQRIYTPFTRSPGEGMEDPVSDVSSEEIFPLGGSDSTTTVQHLNLSEVPSLNLPQIPRRSPRLLTPRLMAQDYAADDMRSPSPSTLPRLPHVRKHKRKAATDDS